In Armatimonadota bacterium, a single genomic region encodes these proteins:
- the tuf gene encoding elongation factor Tu, with the protein MARQKFERSKPHVNIGTIGHVDHGKTSLTAAITRTLDKHGLAQYQAYDQIDSAPEERERGVTINIYHAEYQTETRHYAHVDCPGHADYIKNMITGAAQMDGAILVVAATDGPMPQTREHILLARQVNVPALVVFMNKVDLVDDPELLELVEMEIRDLLSKYGFPGDEIPIIRGSAVKVLEADDSSNWTKDTDNSWIKAIHDLMDAVDNYIPLPERDLDKPFLMAVEDVFTITGRGTVCTGRVERGILKPGEEVEIIGLRSETRKTVCTSIEMFRKILDDARAGENVGLLLRGVDRKDIERGMVCAKPGSIKPHKKFKCEVYVLTKEEGGRHTPFVNGYRPQFYFRTTDVTGEIKLPEGVEMVMPGDNINMVAELGETVAIESGLRFAIREGSRTVGAGVVTEVVE; encoded by the coding sequence ATGGCACGACAAAAATTTGAACGAAGCAAGCCGCACGTCAACATCGGCACCATCGGTCACGTCGACCACGGCAAGACCAGCCTGACCGCGGCCATCACCCGCACGCTGGACAAGCACGGTTTGGCCCAATACCAGGCGTACGACCAGATCGACAGCGCGCCGGAAGAGCGAGAGCGCGGCGTTACGATCAACATCTATCACGCCGAATATCAGACCGAAACGCGGCATTACGCCCACGTCGACTGCCCGGGACACGCCGACTACATCAAGAACATGATCACCGGCGCCGCGCAGATGGACGGCGCGATTCTGGTTGTGGCGGCCACCGACGGCCCCATGCCCCAGACCCGAGAGCACATTCTGCTGGCCCGCCAGGTCAACGTGCCTGCGCTGGTCGTCTTTATGAATAAGGTCGATCTGGTGGACGATCCGGAACTTCTGGAACTGGTCGAGATGGAAATCCGCGACCTGCTGTCCAAGTACGGATTCCCGGGCGACGAGATTCCGATCATCCGCGGCAGCGCGGTCAAGGTGTTGGAAGCGGACGACAGCTCGAACTGGACCAAGGACACCGACAACAGCTGGATCAAGGCCATCCACGACCTGATGGACGCGGTGGACAACTACATTCCGCTGCCCGAGCGCGACCTGGACAAGCCGTTCCTGATGGCGGTCGAGGACGTGTTCACCATCACCGGTCGAGGCACGGTCTGCACCGGCCGAGTGGAGCGCGGCATCCTTAAGCCGGGCGAAGAAGTCGAGATCATCGGCCTGCGATCCGAGACGCGCAAGACCGTCTGCACCAGCATCGAGATGTTCCGCAAGATTTTGGACGACGCGCGAGCGGGCGAAAACGTCGGCCTGCTATTGCGCGGAGTCGACCGAAAGGACATCGAGCGCGGCATGGTCTGCGCGAAGCCCGGCAGCATCAAGCCGCACAAGAAGTTTAAGTGCGAGGTCTACGTGCTGACCAAGGAAGAGGGCGGCCGCCACACGCCGTTCGTCAACGGCTATCGGCCTCAGTTCTACTTCCGCACCACCGACGTAACGGGCGAGATCAAACTGCCCGAAGGCGTCGAAATGGTCATGCCCGGCGACAATATCAACATGGTCGCCGAATTGGGCGAGACCGTCGCTATCGAATCGGGTCTGCGCTTCGCCATTCGCGAAGGCAGCCGAACGGTCGGCGCGGGCGTCGTAACCGAAGTCGTCGAGTAA
- the rpmG gene encoding 50S ribosomal protein L33, whose protein sequence is MAQLSKRVIFVLACQECKDRNYTTSKNKDKQKDRLELKKYCPRCRKHTEHRESK, encoded by the coding sequence ATGGCTCAGTTATCAAAAAGGGTCATCTTTGTGCTGGCGTGCCAGGAGTGCAAAGACCGGAACTACACAACGTCTAAGAACAAGGACAAGCAGAAAGATCGACTGGAGCTGAAAAAGTATTGTCCGCGGTGCCGCAAGCACACGGAACACCGCGAATCGAAGTAA